In the Nitrospirales bacterium LBB_01 genome, one interval contains:
- a CDS encoding HEAT repeat domain-containing protein, whose translation MNKARLEKLKESLNHTDVSRRRQAASMLGEGDERAIYPLITALFDQSLAVQDSAAQSLIKIGGAAVAYMTIPVLRKEASQRNAALLILKDLGEVSVPFLYDLLKDRDDDMRKFAVDLLGDIAVGVNYELLIPMFKDENANVRAATCRTFGLLNVEEGVSHLKEALSDSEEWVAFAALEALGLMESEDGVTSITELCYGPSQVLKFAAFETLGNIPSQQSKDALIECTKTTDFITKSAAIKSLIRHGIEPGMAFLGSDLRVMLKNDDWEDKLTAISGLSTIKDKDSLYNLLDLAGSLDVSYPENEERIIIIKNAVLNIADCSSLLSLLDVNNLKFRGMAILVETLGKLKCVEAIDPLVKLLRSSLRDIRREAAHALVEIADERCVDSLIEALSDDDGHVRKQSIYALRKLKSKKAFLPILDLIGKDTYEDVVDEGVKALLSMDSSKFLHKADSYPENFKIYIAKYAQETELLLDLSKDNSKTVKMAAISRLGSLNEESAYNRLSELLKDADLELRRSSAMALSQYSVFVDGLLSAVRDSDMWVRFYALKAIAASKGADYIGLFAEALRDRENLVVMGAIDALSNLGGQDAYEALYSIKYHSDDAIRQRVEEVLQTL comes from the coding sequence ATGAACAAGGCAAGATTAGAAAAGTTAAAAGAGAGCCTGAACCATACTGATGTTTCAAGGCGAAGGCAGGCTGCCTCAATGCTTGGGGAGGGTGATGAGCGGGCAATCTATCCTTTAATAACGGCGCTCTTTGACCAAAGCCTTGCCGTACAGGACTCTGCTGCACAGTCTTTGATTAAAATAGGCGGCGCGGCTGTTGCTTATATGACAATCCCTGTTTTAAGAAAAGAGGCTTCTCAAAGAAATGCAGCTCTCCTGATTCTTAAAGATCTTGGCGAGGTATCAGTACCTTTTCTGTATGACCTGCTAAAAGACAGAGACGACGATATGCGGAAGTTTGCCGTTGACCTGCTTGGCGATATTGCAGTCGGAGTTAATTACGAATTGTTGATTCCTATGTTTAAGGATGAAAATGCAAACGTTAGAGCCGCAACGTGCCGGACATTTGGTCTTCTAAATGTCGAAGAGGGTGTGAGTCATCTCAAAGAGGCTCTCTCTGACTCTGAGGAATGGGTTGCTTTTGCCGCTTTGGAGGCTCTTGGTCTTATGGAATCTGAGGATGGCGTTACATCTATCACTGAACTCTGTTACGGTCCATCTCAGGTGCTAAAGTTTGCAGCCTTTGAAACTCTCGGTAACATTCCCTCTCAACAATCCAAAGATGCGCTGATAGAGTGTACTAAAACTACCGACTTCATTACAAAATCTGCTGCCATAAAAAGCCTGATTCGGCATGGTATAGAACCAGGTATGGCCTTTCTTGGTTCTGACCTCAGAGTTATGCTAAAAAACGATGATTGGGAAGATAAACTTACTGCAATATCAGGACTTTCTACAATAAAAGATAAAGATTCACTTTATAACCTCCTGGATTTAGCAGGTTCACTGGACGTCTCATATCCTGAAAATGAAGAACGTATTATCATAATTAAGAACGCTGTTTTAAATATAGCCGACTGCTCATCGCTGCTTTCTCTCCTTGACGTCAATAACTTAAAATTCAGGGGCATGGCCATTTTGGTAGAAACGCTTGGAAAGCTGAAGTGTGTTGAGGCTATTGACCCTCTTGTAAAACTCCTCAGGAGTTCCCTCAGAGATATTCGCAGGGAGGCAGCACACGCACTTGTTGAAATCGCTGATGAACGCTGCGTAGATTCACTGATTGAGGCACTCTCTGATGATGATGGTCACGTCAGAAAGCAGAGTATATATGCTCTAAGAAAGTTGAAATCAAAGAAGGCCTTTTTACCGATACTTGATCTTATAGGTAAAGACACTTACGAGGATGTTGTTGATGAGGGGGTTAAGGCACTACTTTCTATGGACTCATCAAAGTTTCTTCATAAAGCCGACTCTTATCCTGAAAACTTTAAAATCTATATAGCTAAATATGCACAAGAGACAGAGTTGTTACTTGATCTATCCAAAGACAACAGTAAAACTGTTAAAATGGCTGCAATTTCCCGGCTTGGTTCTTTAAACGAAGAAAGCGCTTACAACAGGCTTTCTGAACTTCTAAAGGACGCCGATTTGGAACTAAGACGCTCCTCTGCAATGGCTCTAAGCCAGTACTCTGTCTTTGTTGACGGACTTTTATCGGCTGTCAGAGACAGTGATATGTGGGTGAGGTTTTATGCGCTAAAAGCTATTGCCGCATCAAAGGGCGCTGACTACATTGGCCTCTTTGCAGAGGCGCTGAGAGACCGCGAAAACCTCGTAGTAATGGGGGCAATTGATGCCCTTTCAAATTTAGGCGGGCAGGATGCGTATGAGGCCCTTTATTCCATCAAGTATCATTCAGATGACGCTATAAGACAGCGCGTCGAAGAGGTCTTACAGACTTTATGA
- a CDS encoding chemotaxis response regulator protein-glutamate methylesterase, protein MRNTIKSLIVRDPEIVVVGTASDGIEALEKIESLKPDIITLDVEMPRMNGLEALRAIMASSNPLPVIMVSSLTTEGAKTTLEALEIGAVDFIPKNLSELSVNIVNIKDMLLDKLKQIGSKKFKIPRKISPLSKTAMPAMQRPAATMHPSPVRSVQFTSSKRMQMVAIGTSTGGPKALQTIVPLFPKNFSVPVIISQHMPANFTGPFAERLCQLSQMPVKEAKHGEKIENGVVYIAPGYGHMSITKKGFDKFVSIGDDPTYIYKPSVDVMMLTANTVMPGGCLGVILTGMGNDGFKGMRAIKESGGRTIAQDEESCVVFGMPKFVVESGLADKVVSLSEIAGEIINSI, encoded by the coding sequence ATGAGAAACACCATAAAGAGCCTGATAGTGAGAGATCCGGAGATTGTGGTTGTGGGAACCGCCTCAGACGGCATAGAGGCTCTGGAGAAGATAGAATCCCTTAAGCCTGACATCATCACATTGGACGTTGAAATGCCGCGGATGAACGGACTTGAAGCTTTGAGAGCCATCATGGCAAGCAGCAATCCTCTTCCTGTGATAATGGTCAGCTCACTTACGACTGAGGGGGCTAAGACCACATTAGAGGCGCTGGAGATAGGAGCCGTAGATTTCATCCCCAAAAATCTGTCTGAGCTTTCCGTCAACATTGTCAATATAAAGGATATGCTGCTTGATAAACTAAAGCAAATAGGCAGTAAGAAATTCAAAATACCGAGAAAGATTTCACCATTATCTAAAACTGCAATGCCAGCCATGCAGAGACCTGCCGCCACAATGCACCCTTCCCCTGTCCGGTCGGTACAGTTCACATCGTCTAAGAGAATGCAGATGGTTGCCATAGGAACATCTACAGGAGGCCCTAAGGCGCTTCAGACCATAGTGCCGCTCTTTCCAAAGAACTTCTCAGTCCCAGTAATTATATCTCAGCACATGCCGGCTAATTTCACAGGCCCGTTTGCCGAGCGGCTTTGTCAACTGAGTCAGATGCCGGTAAAAGAAGCCAAACACGGCGAAAAAATAGAAAACGGAGTGGTTTACATTGCCCCAGGCTACGGACACATGAGTATCACCAAGAAGGGGTTTGATAAGTTTGTCAGTATTGGCGATGATCCCACATACATTTACAAACCCTCGGTTGACGTTATGATGCTTACTGCTAACACTGTAATGCCGGGTGGCTGTCTTGGAGTCATATTAACAGGGATGGGTAACGACGGCTTTAAGGGAATGCGTGCAATTAAGGAATCCGGCGGCAGAACGATAGCTCAAGATGAGGAGAGCTGCGTTGTGTTTGGAATGCCGAAGTTTGTAGTTGAATCGGGGCTTGCCGATAAGGTTGTGTCTCTTTCAGAGATAGCCGGAGAGATTATTAATTCAATTTAG
- a CDS encoding protein-glutamate O-methyltransferase CheR: MMELKDETFRNFRDFIYEKSGIYIPDTKKYFIENRLGKRIEENKLASFDDYLYMLKYNNNSTELNVLFERITTNETFFFRELQQLEVLVGQIIPRIKAELKPATLKIWSSASSTGEEPYTIAMMLMENPKTAGIKFEILASDLSEAVLQKARAASYGQYSIRNVPQNYLKKYFKQLDGSNYVLNTDVRSKVKFVQINLLDASRMRAVRDMDVVLCRNVLIYFDKKAKISVVTSIYESLKNGGHFIIGMAESLHDITRAFKPAVIDKTVVYQKA; encoded by the coding sequence ATGATGGAACTTAAAGATGAAACATTTAGAAATTTCAGAGACTTCATATATGAAAAAAGCGGTATATATATACCGGATACCAAAAAATATTTTATAGAAAACAGATTAGGCAAAAGAATAGAGGAAAATAAACTGGCAAGCTTTGACGATTACCTGTATATGTTGAAATATAATAACAACAGCACAGAGCTGAATGTCCTGTTTGAAAGGATAACGACAAATGAGACGTTTTTTTTTCGTGAGCTGCAGCAATTAGAGGTTTTAGTGGGGCAAATTATACCAAGGATAAAGGCTGAGTTAAAACCAGCAACTCTGAAAATCTGGTCATCAGCCAGCTCAACCGGAGAGGAGCCATACACAATCGCAATGATGCTTATGGAAAACCCTAAAACCGCCGGTATCAAATTTGAGATACTTGCCTCAGACTTAAGCGAGGCGGTTTTACAAAAGGCAAGAGCTGCCTCATACGGTCAGTACTCAATCAGAAACGTTCCTCAAAACTATCTGAAGAAGTATTTTAAACAGTTAGACGGCTCTAACTATGTCTTAAATACGGATGTTCGCTCAAAAGTGAAATTTGTGCAGATTAACCTACTTGACGCCTCAAGGATGAGAGCCGTCAGGGACATGGACGTTGTGCTTTGCAGGAATGTGTTGATATATTTTGATAAAAAAGCAAAAATATCTGTGGTAACAAGTATTTATGAATCGCTGAAAAATGGCGGTCATTTTATAATAGGAATGGCTGAGTCACTGCACGATATAACTCGGGCGTTTAAACCTGCCGTAATAGATAAGACCGTGGTCTATCAAAAGGCATAG
- a CDS encoding chemotaxis protein CheA, with product MSDEMEEIINDFLIETTELVDDLNQKFVELESDRDNQDLVNSIFRSVHTIKGASGFLGFNQMVDVTHITESVLKKIKDGELVLEPGIMDVILESIDMVKVLLEHIKQKDGAEEDITELVGRLKAINDGTAVEPSESQPAAADTDSEESVVMDLDLLAELEAEQAASSGIKQVGEILIESGLVTEDDVDEALKIQKLIKESVDVGEIPKVGEILTVTEKASKDEVKKALTKQAPPPPAEKSDKPQQAEQTIRVDVERLDNVLNLVGELVLARNRLVKIATTLEIKYQDSEDLAPLTELTSFINLITTDLQIAVMKTRMQPIKKVFNRFPRMVRDLARQLNKEVELRLFGEDTELDKSIIEEIGDPLVHLIRNSVDHGIEMPKERQSIGKPTLGTVMLSAYQEGNNIVLAIEDDGKGIDHEMLKEKIVEKGLSTFDELEKLSIKEILDFILLPGFSTAKVVSDVSGRGVGMDVVKTNIDKLNGVITIDTEKGKGSKFIIRLPLTLAIIQALMVGVSKEVFAIPLASVVETVRLVDKDIKTIRGQETVILRDEVVPVHRLADKFFIKRSADGDGKMYLVVIIIGERKYGLMVDKLFGQEEVVIKSIEGFSGSADGVAGATITGDGKVVLILDPSVMFSSVKHG from the coding sequence TTGTCTGACGAAATGGAAGAAATAATAAATGATTTTTTAATAGAAACAACAGAGCTTGTTGATGATTTAAATCAGAAGTTTGTGGAGCTTGAGTCTGACAGAGATAATCAGGATTTGGTAAACAGTATATTCCGCTCCGTCCACACAATAAAGGGTGCCTCAGGGTTTCTTGGGTTTAACCAGATGGTCGATGTGACTCATATAACGGAAAGTGTGCTTAAGAAAATCAAAGACGGAGAATTAGTCCTAGAGCCCGGCATTATGGATGTAATCCTTGAGTCCATAGACATGGTAAAAGTGTTGTTAGAACATATAAAACAAAAAGACGGAGCTGAGGAGGACATTACCGAACTTGTCGGCCGTCTTAAGGCAATAAACGATGGCACTGCCGTAGAGCCGTCTGAGTCTCAGCCAGCAGCCGCTGATACAGACTCTGAAGAGTCCGTAGTTATGGATTTAGACCTTCTGGCTGAGCTTGAAGCAGAACAGGCTGCCTCATCAGGCATTAAACAAGTGGGTGAAATCCTAATAGAAAGCGGTTTGGTTACTGAGGATGATGTCGATGAGGCACTGAAAATTCAAAAGCTAATTAAAGAGTCTGTAGATGTTGGTGAGATTCCTAAAGTTGGCGAGATATTAACTGTCACAGAGAAAGCGTCCAAAGATGAGGTAAAAAAGGCCCTCACTAAGCAGGCTCCACCTCCTCCTGCTGAGAAATCAGATAAACCGCAACAGGCGGAACAGACAATCAGAGTGGATGTCGAGCGGCTTGATAACGTGCTTAACCTGGTTGGTGAACTGGTGCTGGCAAGAAACAGGCTTGTGAAAATTGCAACGACTCTTGAAATAAAATATCAGGACAGTGAAGACCTGGCGCCGCTTACCGAGTTGACCTCATTTATAAACCTGATAACAACCGACCTTCAGATAGCAGTCATGAAAACTCGTATGCAGCCGATAAAGAAGGTCTTTAACCGCTTCCCCAGAATGGTAAGAGATCTTGCCCGCCAGCTCAACAAAGAGGTAGAGTTACGGCTGTTTGGTGAAGACACAGAACTTGATAAGTCAATTATTGAAGAAATTGGCGACCCGCTTGTTCATTTAATCAGAAACTCCGTTGATCACGGCATAGAGATGCCAAAAGAAAGACAGTCCATCGGAAAACCAACCCTTGGCACTGTAATGCTCTCAGCTTATCAGGAGGGCAATAATATAGTCCTTGCCATAGAAGACGATGGTAAGGGCATAGACCACGAAATGTTAAAAGAGAAAATAGTTGAAAAAGGACTTTCCACGTTTGATGAACTTGAAAAACTTTCTATAAAGGAAATTTTGGATTTTATTCTCTTACCCGGGTTTTCCACTGCTAAGGTAGTGTCAGACGTCTCAGGCAGAGGGGTTGGCATGGATGTTGTAAAGACAAACATAGATAAATTAAACGGTGTTATCACAATAGATACGGAAAAAGGTAAGGGGTCAAAGTTTATAATCCGGCTGCCGCTTACGCTTGCCATTATACAGGCTCTTATGGTTGGAGTGAGCAAAGAGGTGTTTGCAATTCCTCTTGCCTCAGTTGTTGAAACGGTTCGATTGGTAGATAAGGACATTAAGACAATAAGGGGGCAGGAGACTGTTATACTCAGAGACGAGGTGGTGCCGGTGCACAGGCTTGCCGACAAGTTTTTTATAAAGAGATCTGCTGATGGCGATGGCAAAATGTACCTTGTAGTCATAATAATAGGTGAGAGAAAGTATGGGCTTATGGTTGATAAGCTCTTTGGACAGGAGGAGGTAGTTATTAAGTCCATAGAGGGATTTTCCGGGAGTGCCGATGGTGTGGCAGGCGCCACAATCACAGGAGACGGAAAGGTTGTGTTGATTTTGGATCCTTCTGTGATGTTTAGCAGTGTTAAGCACGGATAG
- a CDS encoding response regulator, producing MKIMVVDDDKTTRKILGLYLKGGGHEPVFAENGLDAIEKLAVNEVDLILTDLNMPFMDGIELTRTLKTDHSFKDIPLVMITTENDEAERSKAMAAGANGYLVKPISADTLNKNVKNFTKKN from the coding sequence ATGAAGATAATGGTAGTGGATGACGATAAGACTACACGGAAAATACTCGGACTCTATCTAAAAGGCGGTGGTCATGAACCGGTGTTTGCAGAAAATGGTCTTGATGCTATAGAAAAACTCGCCGTCAACGAGGTTGACTTAATCCTGACTGATCTTAACATGCCCTTCATGGACGGCATAGAGTTAACCAGAACCCTTAAAACTGACCACTCCTTTAAGGATATTCCATTGGTGATGATAACAACAGAAAATGATGAGGCTGAAAGAAGCAAAGCTATGGCCGCAGGTGCAAACGGTTATTTGGTAAAACCAATATCAGCCGATACACTTAATAAGAATGTTAAAAATTTTACTAAAAAAAATTAA
- a CDS encoding PAS domain S-box protein, with protein MKKVMKTEVRFDLPEHDSRYQAIFNTVSDAIFVYDAETDKLTDVNDRVKDLFGYSSEEAISLNLQALSVGEPPYDYQRYEELKKLAVDGSPQKFQWMSHDRFGTNFWAEINLKVITINKRNCLIAVVKDISQRRSLEEMGKRYEFIVNTSKEFMTLINTDYVYDVINTSYGRAHGKTPQNVIGKSVRKVWGADVFNNVIKKHLDKCFSGEEVNYQAWFNFHTLGPRFLDVTYYPYYNLNGKVTHAVVVSRDITAHQQAEDILAEASDNLKKTVNGAIKAISLMIEMRDPYTAGHQRRVSNLAMEIARELKLSDHQVEGIRITGFLHDIGKIVVPAEILSKPTKLNDYEFNIIKMHSQVGADILQGIEFPWPVARTVLEHHERLDGSGYPMGLRGNDICLEAKIVAVADVVESVASHRPYRAALGIIRALDEISAGRGVLYEAKVVDVCTKLFRSHRFRFD; from the coding sequence ATGAAAAAAGTGATGAAAACAGAAGTGCGGTTTGATTTGCCGGAGCATGACTCCAGGTATCAGGCAATATTTAATACAGTAAGCGATGCAATATTTGTTTATGACGCCGAGACCGATAAATTAACAGACGTTAACGACAGAGTTAAAGACCTCTTTGGCTACAGCTCAGAGGAGGCGATTAGTTTAAACCTTCAGGCGCTAAGTGTAGGTGAGCCTCCTTACGATTACCAAAGGTACGAGGAACTTAAAAAGCTGGCTGTGGATGGCTCTCCACAGAAATTTCAGTGGATGTCGCATGACCGCTTTGGAACTAATTTTTGGGCTGAGATTAACCTTAAAGTTATAACCATAAACAAAAGGAATTGCCTGATTGCAGTAGTCAAAGACATCTCACAAAGGCGCAGCCTTGAGGAAATGGGGAAACGTTACGAGTTTATCGTAAACACCTCCAAAGAGTTTATGACTTTAATAAACACAGATTATGTTTATGATGTGATAAACACATCCTACGGCAGGGCACACGGGAAAACTCCTCAAAATGTTATAGGTAAAAGCGTACGTAAAGTTTGGGGCGCTGACGTGTTCAACAATGTAATAAAGAAGCACCTGGATAAGTGTTTTTCCGGCGAGGAGGTGAATTATCAGGCATGGTTTAATTTCCACACGCTTGGGCCCAGATTCCTTGACGTCACCTACTATCCCTACTATAACCTCAACGGCAAAGTAACTCACGCAGTTGTCGTAAGCAGAGACATAACAGCTCATCAACAGGCTGAGGACATATTAGCGGAGGCGTCGGATAATCTGAAAAAAACCGTTAATGGAGCAATAAAGGCAATCTCACTTATGATAGAGATGCGTGACCCCTACACTGCAGGACATCAACGCAGGGTATCTAATTTGGCAATGGAAATAGCGCGGGAGTTAAAGTTAAGCGATCATCAGGTAGAGGGAATCCGAATTACCGGCTTTCTGCACGATATAGGGAAAATAGTAGTGCCTGCCGAAATCCTTTCAAAACCTACAAAATTGAATGACTACGAATTTAATATTATAAAAATGCACTCGCAAGTAGGCGCTGATATTTTACAGGGAATAGAGTTTCCGTGGCCAGTAGCCAGAACCGTGCTCGAGCACCATGAGCGGCTTGACGGCTCAGGGTATCCTATGGGATTAAGGGGAAACGATATCTGTCTTGAAGCTAAAATAGTGGCCGTAGCTGACGTTGTAGAATCCGTAGCCTCTCATAGACCTTACCGTGCGGCTCTTGGAATTATAAGAGCTCTTGATGAGATTTCAGCGGGCAGAGGTGTACTCTATGAGGCCAAAGTCGTCGATGTATGCACTAAGCTCTTTAGAAGCCACCGTTTTAGATTTGACTGA
- a CDS encoding methyl-accepting chemotaxis protein yields MLEIIRNLRVKTKLMLALLLCVLGIISVIVVSLGVLRVSLEDEKKTKQRHLVDTAYSVLDYYYKQAKDGKITDDEAKKAAMAQVKALRYEEKEYFWINDMHPKMIMHPYKPELDGKDLSDFKDPKGKKLFVEFVETVKKNKSGFVPYIWAKPNSTVLAPKISYVKGFEPWGWIIGSGVYIDDINEKFWSQARDLTIVLVIVTMIIGVVFWQIIKNITGRLFTITGTVEEIANGNLVIDDSMQHCSDEIGCLSLDVNKMGMSLRTIVGGVINSANNVVSAVETVKQIAEKMIEGTKSQSLQAAQIATSAEEMSQTISDISRNAAATSQTTQEAMKIAAEGNTISRAAIETVDQVYNSTKDLAEMVEKLNTRSSEIGDIVTVIKEIADQTNLLALNAAIEAARAGEHGRGFAVVADEVRKLAERTIKATVEITDRISAVQTEARETARSMEESSQKVNEAITYIKQVGAFLNTIEDAVKRGSDEIVHIAVAIDEQSAASEDVTNNIEKTSIIAQEIENASSDVLNEANELAQVAHHLKDSISGFRL; encoded by the coding sequence GTGTTAGAGATTATAAGAAATCTTAGGGTTAAAACAAAGCTGATGCTTGCCCTGTTGTTGTGCGTATTGGGGATTATCTCAGTAATCGTGGTGTCGTTGGGAGTGCTTAGAGTTTCACTTGAGGATGAGAAAAAAACCAAGCAAAGACATCTGGTTGACACAGCTTACAGTGTGTTGGACTATTACTATAAACAGGCTAAAGACGGCAAAATAACTGATGATGAAGCCAAAAAGGCTGCAATGGCTCAAGTCAAAGCCCTCAGATATGAGGAGAAAGAGTATTTCTGGATAAATGACATGCACCCAAAGATGATTATGCATCCATACAAGCCGGAGCTTGACGGCAAGGACCTTTCGGATTTTAAAGACCCCAAAGGAAAAAAGCTTTTTGTCGAATTCGTTGAAACAGTTAAAAAGAACAAGTCAGGTTTTGTGCCATATATATGGGCTAAACCAAATTCCACAGTGTTGGCGCCAAAAATTTCCTACGTAAAGGGTTTTGAGCCGTGGGGCTGGATAATAGGCTCTGGTGTCTATATTGATGATATAAATGAGAAATTTTGGTCTCAGGCCAGAGACTTAACAATAGTCTTGGTAATAGTTACCATGATAATAGGTGTAGTATTTTGGCAGATTATTAAAAACATAACCGGAAGACTTTTTACGATAACAGGTACGGTTGAAGAGATAGCTAATGGTAATCTTGTTATTGATGATTCTATGCAGCACTGTAGTGATGAAATAGGGTGTTTATCATTGGATGTAAACAAAATGGGCATGTCGTTAAGAACAATAGTTGGGGGAGTGATAAACTCGGCAAACAATGTTGTATCGGCAGTTGAGACGGTAAAGCAGATAGCGGAAAAGATGATAGAAGGGACTAAAAGCCAATCTTTGCAAGCCGCCCAGATAGCGACATCGGCTGAGGAAATGAGTCAGACTATATCTGACATTTCAAGAAATGCGGCAGCGACATCTCAGACAACTCAGGAGGCTATGAAAATAGCCGCCGAAGGTAATACAATATCAAGGGCAGCCATAGAGACCGTTGATCAGGTATATAACTCTACAAAAGATTTAGCTGAGATGGTGGAAAAACTGAACACTCGGTCATCAGAGATTGGCGACATTGTCACAGTGATTAAAGAGATAGCAGATCAGACAAACCTGCTTGCACTAAATGCCGCAATAGAGGCAGCGCGTGCCGGAGAGCACGGCAGGGGATTTGCAGTTGTTGCCGATGAGGTACGAAAACTTGCCGAGCGAACCATAAAAGCCACAGTTGAAATAACCGACAGAATAAGCGCCGTGCAAACCGAAGCACGGGAAACAGCCAGATCTATGGAGGAATCCTCACAAAAGGTAAACGAGGCAATCACATACATTAAACAGGTAGGGGCATTCCTGAACACCATAGAGGACGCTGTTAAAAGAGGCAGTGATGAGATAGTCCACATAGCCGTTGCAATAGATGAGCAGTCAGCCGCCTCCGAAGATGTAACAAACAATATTGAAAAAACATCCATAATCGCACAGGAAATTGAAAACGCCTCCTCTGATGTGCTCAATGAGGCAAATGAATTAGCTCAGGTCGCTCACCACCTGAAAGATTCAATTTCAGGATTCAGACTGTAG
- a CDS encoding response regulator: MKILVVDDFSTMRRIIKNILKQLGYEKIEEAEDGEQAFTKLKNGEFDFLITDWNMPNVTGLELLKRVRADAKLKALPVLLVTAEAEKEQVIEAVKAGVNNYVIKPFTADVLREKLDKIFEKLKK; the protein is encoded by the coding sequence ATGAAAATACTTGTGGTTGATGACTTTTCAACAATGAGAAGAATTATCAAAAACATCCTGAAACAGCTCGGATATGAGAAAATTGAAGAGGCTGAGGACGGTGAACAGGCGTTTACCAAACTCAAAAATGGTGAGTTTGATTTTTTGATAACTGACTGGAATATGCCAAACGTTACTGGTCTTGAGTTATTGAAAAGAGTAAGGGCAGACGCTAAATTAAAAGCTCTTCCAGTGTTGCTGGTAACGGCGGAGGCTGAAAAGGAGCAGGTTATTGAGGCGGTTAAGGCCGGTGTTAATAATTATGTTATAAAACCTTTCACCGCAGATGTACTTAGGGAAAAGCTGGATAAGATATTTGAGAAGCTGAAAAAATAA
- a CDS encoding class I SAM-dependent methyltransferase, with the protein MENKTKHIEKVKSFFNNYSNSWEKNYDADGIMSERTVRFSKALTEKLPEGALVLDFGCGSGDLTVSLKEAGFNIQGYDLSELMIKRAQERYGSRGIVFTSADKSHPQTLPYDNKTFDAVTASSVFEYIDEPVVYFKEIFRALKPGGYFVLTVPDNRHLERRIENVKIKFYNQDIIIKLIKYLPDNIKKRLNVDFFRISKTRLKVEKWVEMLKTCGFTVDSIPKCETPLVLLTVEKI; encoded by the coding sequence ATGGAAAATAAGACCAAACACATTGAGAAAGTAAAGAGTTTCTTTAACAATTATTCCAACTCATGGGAGAAAAATTACGATGCAGACGGAATAATGTCAGAAAGGACTGTGAGATTTTCCAAAGCACTCACTGAAAAATTGCCAGAGGGGGCGCTTGTGCTTGACTTTGGCTGTGGGAGCGGTGATTTGACAGTTTCTTTAAAGGAGGCTGGGTTTAATATACAGGGTTATGACCTTTCGGAGTTAATGATAAAAAGGGCACAGGAAAGATACGGCTCAAGAGGCATCGTGTTTACCAGCGCTGACAAGAGCCACCCGCAGACACTGCCGTATGATAACAAAACCTTTGATGCCGTAACAGCGTCAAGCGTGTTTGAGTACATTGATGAGCCGGTTGTTTATTTTAAAGAAATATTTCGTGCTTTAAAGCCAGGCGGATACTTTGTTCTAACCGTTCCCGATAACAGGCATTTGGAAAGGCGGATTGAAAACGTTAAAATAAAATTTTATAATCAAGATATCATAATCAAACTCATTAAATATCTGCCTGACAATATTAAAAAGCGTCTAAATGTGGACTTCTTTCGGATTTCAAAGACAAGGCTAAAAGTTGAAAAATGGGTGGAAATGTTGAAGACTTGCGGCTTTACAGTGGATAGCATCCCAAAGTGCGAAACACCGCTTGTTTTGCTGACTGTGGAGAAAATTTAA
- a CDS encoding chemotaxis protein CheW codes for MEPFTATEDILQLVTFTLGTEEYAVDILKVQEINRMTSITMVPNAPPFVEGVINLRGKVIPVVNLRKKFGIPEMEDSENAKIMIVDLKGVTMGLIVDAVSEVLRVPANIVEPTPPMATDISTEFIYGIAKLNDRLIIMLDLDKMIDSTTDSFSF; via the coding sequence ATGGAGCCTTTTACAGCGACTGAAGACATACTTCAACTTGTTACCTTCACACTTGGGACAGAGGAATACGCTGTCGATATTTTGAAGGTACAGGAAATAAACCGGATGACGTCGATAACGATGGTTCCCAACGCCCCGCCTTTTGTAGAGGGCGTGATAAACCTTCGCGGCAAAGTCATACCTGTTGTAAATCTAAGAAAAAAATTTGGAATTCCAGAGATGGAAGACAGCGAAAACGCTAAAATCATGATTGTTGATCTCAAAGGGGTTACGATGGGGCTGATAGTAGATGCGGTTTCAGAGGTTCTCAGAGTGCCGGCAAACATAGTGGAACCAACCCCTCCTATGGCTACAGATATTAGTACCGAGTTTATATACGGTATTGCTAAATTAAATGACAGACTTATAATTATGCTTGACCTTGATAAAATGATTGACAGCACTACGGACTCTTTCAGTTTCTAA